A single genomic interval of Staphylococcus hyicus harbors:
- a CDS encoding AAA family ATPase, protein MVKTFKEFEEELIVTKQLFYNEGSMYGAYGFRFNNSPNTHVKVHPVYNNFTIVGNTPALVEGKTYTIRFKEDYDERRQMDTYTFLEVKSDGLKDGKDQERFLHEILTTKQAKSIIREFGNEDIINRILEDKIDLTLVKGIKTALATNIKLKLADAHKYSEAIVKLSSLGVGVSNVVKLSEHFGSPEMLIKVTDKNIYKLTDVKGFGFKRVDDYALKTGIQKGDSRRIIAGSLYVIEQLVSYGDTKIEIDDFEKSLCDILDIEEVSDDVFSKIMSNKQIYYSEGVISLKKYKVEEELIVKHLRRLRDNFDFNIDKNIEAIIESVQDKQGFKFNKEQIEGIKNSLKNGIFILDGKAGSGKSSLLRATVSCIEGYNMSCSLSGKAANVLSQNGLAASTIHRMLKFDPVSGGFIHNQENPLLKGTYILDEASMVDNRLFLDLISALPNGSQLIIVGDSGQLPAIGRGAVFDYLLTSTEFVNTTLTQVHRQAKDSGTLSTANLVREGKQFCNYNDTGLQKLGENEDLFAFLYQDKTQILDDILFTVKSYVNNPNMNNEDLQVIVGLKEKGSTSVQKLNVELQNLMNPISDTEDTVKGVKYNFRKNDRVIQQGNNYRALSMNKNDFEALTNGLLTLEEIETKEVAVFNGTFGKIVGCVEGYGLLIKFDDIEKPVYFVKNEHENQIGVLDLGYAISVHRSQGSGFKNLIIALSFNDYMLLSKQFLYTALTRTISKCFLFAETSALHYAIKTDKGKTRKCFIGEFLK, encoded by the coding sequence ATGGTAAAAACTTTTAAAGAATTTGAAGAGGAGCTTATTGTAACAAAACAGTTATTTTATAACGAGGGCAGTATGTATGGTGCTTATGGATTTAGGTTTAATAATTCACCAAATACTCATGTTAAGGTTCATCCAGTTTATAATAATTTCACTATAGTTGGTAATACTCCAGCTTTAGTAGAAGGTAAAACGTACACTATTCGATTTAAAGAAGACTATGATGAAAGGCGACAGATGGACACATATACATTTTTAGAAGTAAAATCTGACGGTTTAAAAGATGGAAAAGATCAAGAAAGGTTTTTGCATGAAATACTTACTACTAAACAAGCAAAATCAATTATAAGAGAGTTTGGAAATGAAGATATTATTAATAGAATTTTGGAAGATAAAATTGATTTAACACTTGTTAAAGGTATTAAGACGGCACTAGCCACAAATATCAAGTTAAAACTGGCTGACGCACATAAATATAGTGAAGCTATTGTTAAATTATCATCGCTTGGTGTTGGTGTTTCAAATGTGGTCAAGCTTTCTGAACATTTTGGGAGCCCTGAAATGTTGATTAAAGTAACGGATAAAAATATTTATAAATTAACTGATGTAAAAGGGTTTGGTTTTAAAAGAGTTGATGACTACGCCTTGAAGACAGGAATCCAAAAAGGTGACTCTAGAAGAATCATAGCGGGGTCATTGTATGTTATAGAACAACTTGTTTCATATGGTGATACAAAAATTGAAATAGACGATTTTGAGAAGAGCTTATGTGACATTCTTGATATAGAAGAAGTGTCGGATGATGTATTTAGCAAAATAATGTCTAATAAACAGATTTATTATAGTGAAGGTGTCATTTCACTTAAAAAGTATAAAGTTGAAGAAGAATTAATAGTTAAACATTTGAGAAGGTTACGTGATAATTTTGATTTTAATATTGATAAAAACATTGAAGCGATTATAGAGTCTGTACAAGATAAACAAGGTTTTAAGTTTAATAAAGAGCAAATTGAGGGAATTAAAAACTCTTTAAAAAATGGTATTTTCATATTAGATGGTAAAGCAGGATCAGGGAAATCAAGTTTATTACGTGCAACAGTATCATGTATAGAAGGCTACAATATGTCATGTAGTTTATCTGGTAAGGCAGCAAATGTTTTAAGCCAAAATGGTTTGGCTGCAAGTACAATACATAGGATGCTAAAATTTGATCCTGTCTCAGGTGGTTTCATACATAATCAAGAAAATCCTTTACTTAAAGGCACATATATTTTAGACGAAGCATCAATGGTTGATAATAGATTATTCTTAGACTTGATTTCCGCTTTACCCAACGGATCTCAATTAATAATTGTGGGGGACAGTGGACAATTACCAGCTATCGGCAGAGGGGCGGTTTTTGATTATCTACTAACAAGTACAGAATTTGTTAATACAACGTTAACTCAGGTACATAGACAAGCGAAAGATTCAGGTACTCTAAGTACTGCTAACCTGGTAAGAGAAGGAAAGCAATTTTGTAATTATAATGATACTGGTTTACAAAAGCTTGGTGAAAATGAAGATTTGTTTGCCTTTTTGTACCAAGATAAAACACAAATACTTGACGATATTTTATTTACAGTAAAAAGCTATGTCAATAACCCAAATATGAATAATGAAGACTTACAAGTTATAGTTGGTCTTAAGGAAAAAGGCTCTACTTCGGTACAGAAGTTAAATGTAGAATTACAAAATTTAATGAACCCGATTAGCGATACAGAAGATACAGTTAAGGGTGTTAAATACAACTTTAGAAAGAATGATAGGGTAATTCAACAAGGGAATAACTATCGAGCTTTAAGTATGAATAAAAATGATTTTGAGGCACTTACAAATGGGCTATTAACACTTGAAGAAATAGAAACTAAAGAAGTTGCAGTTTTTAACGGCACTTTTGGTAAAATTGTTGGTTGTGTTGAGGGATATGGTTTATTAATAAAATTTGATGACATTGAAAAACCTGTTTATTTTGTTAAGAATGAGCATGAAAATCAAATAGGTGTGCTAGATCTCGGTTATGCAATTAGTGTGCATAGATCACAAGGAAGTGGTTTTAAAAATTTGATAATCGCACTATCTTTCAATGACTATATGCTATTAAGTAAACAATTTTTATATACTGCATTAACTAGAACTATTAGTAAATGTTTTCTGTTTGCAGAAACTTCAGCGTTACATTATGCAATAAAAACAGATAAAGGTAAGACAAGAAAATGCTTTATTGGTGAATTTTTAAAATAG
- a CDS encoding antirestriction protein ArdA, with amino-acid sequence MENKKKSRIYVTNLGKYNEGELIGQWLDLPASKKDFEKVLNNIGIGKIYEEYFISDWEYMPQFMSEHTTDLNKLNNMAKVMTSIFEKIGHNWLDSAYLESEYDFIVKSLSDYELYNNCDNEFDKMIEKIYDCEIFQDLKEYGEYLLQECNFLDFYNLDDEVKQYIDVNQLAYDNYLVDSVLAVNDSDYPKNNKMFIIER; translated from the coding sequence ATGGAAAATAAGAAAAAATCACGTATATATGTAACTAATTTAGGGAAGTACAATGAAGGCGAACTAATTGGCCAATGGTTAGATTTACCAGCATCAAAAAAAGACTTTGAAAAAGTTTTAAATAATATCGGAATCGGTAAAATTTATGAAGAATACTTTATATCGGATTGGGAATATATGCCGCAATTTATGTCCGAACATACTACAGATTTAAACAAGCTGAATAATATGGCAAAGGTTATGACAAGTATTTTTGAAAAAATTGGTCATAATTGGCTAGATAGTGCATATTTAGAAAGCGAGTATGATTTTATAGTGAAATCATTAAGTGATTATGAGCTTTATAATAATTGCGATAACGAATTTGATAAGATGATTGAAAAAATTTATGATTGTGAGATATTCCAAGATTTGAAAGAGTACGGCGAATACTTATTACAAGAGTGCAATTTTCTCGATTTTTATAACCTAGATGATGAAGTCAAACAATATATTGATGTTAACCAACTAGCTTATGACAATTATCTTGTTGATAGTGTACTTGCTGTGAACGATTCCGATTATCCTAAAAATAATAAAATGTTTATTATAGAAAGATAA
- a CDS encoding HU family DNA-binding protein, producing the protein MTKLSRKILVKELQEQMADLGVELSLDKTRKVVLALESTIEEAILAAESSGYDSFGFSFGQFKIQDIPQKSGKSALNGKDWTVGAHKRVSFKVSSVLKQQLKDETIKPIV; encoded by the coding sequence ATGACAAAGTTATCAAGAAAAATTTTAGTAAAAGAATTACAAGAGCAAATGGCTGACTTAGGTGTTGAATTATCTTTAGATAAAACACGTAAAGTAGTTCTAGCTTTAGAAAGCACTATTGAAGAGGCAATTTTAGCTGCTGAATCAAGTGGATATGATTCGTTCGGGTTTTCATTCGGACAATTCAAAATTCAAGATATTCCACAAAAATCAGGAAAATCTGCTTTAAATGGTAAAGATTGGACTGTAGGCGCACACAAACGTGTTTCATTTAAAGTTTCATCAGTACTTAAGCAACAACTTAAAGATGAAACTATTAAACCTATTGTTTAA
- a CDS encoding metallophosphoesterase → MFRKENESFAEYQYRLYEDRESLGLSNQQIADLLNHENGTDYDESKYRKEYQIFKNVWEPMFKEQHQATQPEEFIEELTKEQIKMNEKNRAITKMLQDQRREYRKLLDFSGRFEHLKDEIIKNVEALPVNPSYPKPEIIESNEKELIVLMSDWHIGTEYDGRFGKYNIDIAKKRIRYYMAEVLKEIKENKHKTVHLAHLGDGIGGNIHVSSRVAASEDAIRQLMILCELLTEFVSEVAAITPNVNVYFTVGNHGRLIPNKDAVRSNEENFEKIISWHLKARLSNFENITYHDDQDGIVEAQIFDQSVIFGHGDLDKQLNGSDKLSQMLNYVPQWIFLGHTHHSFEKNFGITTVIVNPSAIGHDAYSASGRFGGKAGQKLITFEKSILGGINHSVKLINFN, encoded by the coding sequence ATGTTTCGTAAAGAAAATGAGTCATTTGCCGAGTATCAGTACCGCCTCTATGAAGACAGAGAATCACTTGGCTTAAGTAATCAACAAATTGCTGATTTACTAAATCATGAGAATGGTACTGACTATGATGAATCAAAATATAGAAAAGAATATCAGATATTTAAAAATGTTTGGGAGCCTATGTTTAAAGAACAACATCAAGCTACCCAACCAGAAGAATTTATTGAAGAGCTCACTAAAGAGCAAATCAAAATGAATGAAAAAAATCGTGCTATTACTAAGATGCTTCAAGATCAAAGAAGAGAATATCGAAAGCTTTTAGATTTTAGTGGACGATTTGAACATCTTAAAGATGAAATAATTAAGAATGTTGAAGCCCTACCTGTTAATCCATCATATCCCAAGCCTGAAATTATTGAGTCTAATGAAAAAGAATTAATTGTTTTAATGTCGGATTGGCACATTGGCACTGAATACGATGGACGTTTCGGCAAATATAATATCGACATTGCGAAAAAACGAATACGTTATTATATGGCTGAGGTTTTAAAAGAAATTAAAGAAAATAAACATAAAACTGTACACTTAGCTCATTTAGGTGACGGTATCGGTGGAAACATTCATGTATCTAGTCGTGTAGCCGCTTCTGAAGATGCTATACGACAGCTTATGATACTTTGTGAATTGTTAACAGAATTTGTATCAGAAGTAGCAGCAATTACACCTAATGTTAACGTATATTTCACCGTAGGTAATCATGGAAGATTAATTCCTAATAAGGATGCCGTAAGATCTAACGAAGAGAATTTTGAGAAGATAATCTCATGGCACCTTAAAGCAAGATTATCTAACTTTGAAAATATTACATATCATGATGACCAAGATGGAATCGTTGAAGCTCAAATCTTTGACCAAAGTGTTATTTTTGGCCATGGCGATTTAGATAAGCAGCTTAACGGCTCAGACAAATTAAGTCAAATGCTTAATTACGTTCCTCAATGGATTTTCTTAGGTCATACACATCATTCTTTTGAAAAGAATTTTGGTATAACCACCGTAATTGTTAATCCTAGTGCTATCGGTCATGACGCTTATAGTGCTTCAGGTAGATTTGGAGGTAAGGCTGGACAAAAATTAATAACTTTTGAAAAGTCAATCCTAGGTGGTATAAACCATTCTGTTAAGTTAATTAACTTTAACTAA
- a CDS encoding DsbA family protein translates to MKYFKSFSLYISVIMLALLVSACGQSKHEVIVYGDFNCPHCKDFEQKIMPKLTKDYIEKDKVKFTFVNVAFLDKSSELGAAASYAVKEKAPNKFLKFNQMIFEQQGKEEINEKNLDKQIDKLGLSDKDSNNIKEEYKNKHSKVWDKVESDQKRADKDHIKEVPTVKIDDEKVKDVYDYDSIKKMLDE, encoded by the coding sequence ATGAAATACTTTAAATCATTTTCCTTATACATATCAGTAATTATGCTTGCTTTATTAGTTAGTGCATGTGGACAAAGCAAGCATGAAGTAATAGTTTATGGTGATTTCAATTGTCCTCATTGTAAAGACTTTGAACAAAAAATTATGCCTAAATTGACAAAAGACTACATAGAGAAAGATAAAGTGAAATTTACCTTTGTTAATGTTGCCTTTTTAGACAAGAGTTCTGAATTGGGTGCAGCAGCATCTTATGCAGTTAAAGAAAAGGCTCCAAATAAGTTTTTAAAATTTAATCAAATGATTTTTGAGCAACAAGGTAAAGAAGAAATTAATGAGAAAAATTTAGATAAACAAATTGATAAACTAGGTCTAAGCGATAAAGATTCAAATAACATAAAAGAAGAATATAAAAATAAACATAGTAAAGTTTGGGATAAAGTTGAGAGTGATCAAAAACGAGCAGACAAGGATCATATTAAAGAAGTGCCTACAGTAAAAATCGATGATGAAAAAGTAAAAGATGTTTATGATTATGATTCTATTAAGAAAATGTTAGATGAATGA
- a CDS encoding YonK family protein, with protein MAKITNTINLKNAIIDLPNNTITEFTKDSEATYKLSDILDRFAEKYVTITIKEDTELYAGE; from the coding sequence ATGGCTAAAATTACTAATACTATTAACTTGAAAAACGCAATTATTGACTTACCTAATAATACAATTACAGAATTTACTAAAGACTCTGAAGCAACCTATAAATTATCAGATATTCTAGACCGTTTCGCTGAGAAATATGTGACAATCACTATCAAGGAAGATACAGAGCTTTATGCTGGTGAATAG